The Candidatus Thorarchaeota archaeon nucleotide sequence TCCGGCCAGTCATGGAGATACTGGTGGCGCAACACTCTTGCCGTACGGAAGGGCTGGCAGCTGTCCCCCATAAACAGAGAGGCAAAGATTGCCTACACGGCTGCGGACCCTCTCACATACCCGGATGACGACATCTTTGGATACATGCGTGCGCCCAAGAGCGAAAAGGACGAGAGCGGAAAGAAGACGAAGACCACGACATTGACTCGTCTGTCCGTGCTCAAGAACTCTCCACTGATATCGACAGGTGCACACAAGCCGACTGAGGACTTCGGGACCTTCTCAAGACTTGAAGGCAACCCGGTGCCCTATGAACACGAGTTCTACTCCACAGTCCTGAAGGGCCTCTTCTCCATAGATGTAGAGTCGGCGGGAGTGTTCAAGAGCATCGCCTCGGCCGGGAGTCAGAACATACCTGAGGACTTCAAGATTCCCGCTCAGCTGGCATCAAAGTGTGAGAAGATCGAGCGCGGGGTCGCAATGAAGAAGGACATACGCATACAACGCATCAGAGACACTGTCGAGGTCATTCCGCATCTGGAAGGTGGCGCCATGCAGGCCCGACATCTGACACGGGTAGCGCCCAGTCTGTTGGTGATAGCAGCCTTCAAGACGGGTAGCCATGTACTGTCTCATCTTGGCAAGGAGGAGTCGGGCTCGGCTAGGCTCAACATCGAGGCCCTGAAGCAAGTGATCACAGACTACAGAGGAGAGCTTCTGACGAAGCTCTATGTGGGTCGTGAGACCGGGTTCCTTGATGAGCAGTCAGGTGAGATAGACCGACTGGTCGCCGAATACAACAAGGACATAGTGGTAGCAGGTTCAGTAGCAGGCGTTGTGAAGATGTTCTGCGAGGAGATACCCAAACTGGTAGGCTGATGGGGTGGTCAGATGAAGGCACTGCGCGTGGAGGTCACTGCATGGACTGCCTCCTTCCGATACGGAGGGTTCATGATTGGCATCCAGCCCACCCTGCCCATGCCTCCGCTCTCCACTCTCTATGGCCTGTTGTCTGCAGCTGCAGGACGTCCTATGACCCCGCATGACACCTTTCTGGCATACACCTTCAGGAGTGAAGGCAGCACTGTTGACCTGGAGCGAATAATGGAGGTCGAGCCGGGAGTCGGCGGCAAGTGGAACGTGATAAACCGCGAATGGGTCTATCAGCCGCATCTGACCCTGTACGTCAATCCAAAGATGAGACCACACTTCGAGAAACCCTACTTCCCGCTGCTACTTGGTCGGTCATCAGACCTTGCCAGTATCCACTCTATCAAGGAGGTTGAACTCCAAGAGGTGAGTAGTAGAGAGTCAAGCACATTCGGTCACAGTATCTACACTCACCCTCCTGCGGGATACCGAAGGACGACCATGTATGCCTTGCCTGTCTACTTCACTGATGACATCCCACGTGTGGCAGTCGGGACGAGACCTTTCATGATGGTCACCGAGGCCTATGAGGGACATGGAGAGGGAGTACGCGACCCGGACGTGGGTCTCACCATGGAGCTGTTCACAGCTGAATCACTCGGACTTGGTAACCCATCGCAGAACAACTAGACCTGAGGCGAGTTCATGACGCTTCTTGCGAAGCCGGACGAACCTCTCGCCGAACACACGGCTTGTACACTCAGAGTACTCATGAGCATGGATGGGCTGCGGGCGTGCCACACGACACTTGCAGGGTATGACGTCCACGACTGCGTGGCACTAGCTCTCGCAGTCCACGACATGGGAAAGGCAGCCGAGGGCTTCCAGCGTCAACTGAACAGCAAGGACATGAAGGCAGACTCCAGTCGAACAGGAGGAGTCGA carries:
- the cas7i gene encoding type I-B CRISPR-associated protein Cas7/Cst2/DevR — encoded protein: MTKVIQGFVMVDTWAAALNNAGVQSSERTDNIVRTKVIWRGRQAYPYVSGQSWRYWWRNTLAVRKGWQLSPINREAKIAYTAADPLTYPDDDIFGYMRAPKSEKDESGKKTKTTTLTRLSVLKNSPLISTGAHKPTEDFGTFSRLEGNPVPYEHEFYSTVLKGLFSIDVESAGVFKSIASAGSQNIPEDFKIPAQLASKCEKIERGVAMKKDIRIQRIRDTVEVIPHLEGGAMQARHLTRVAPSLLVIAAFKTGSHVLSHLGKEESGSARLNIEALKQVITDYRGELLTKLYVGRETGFLDEQSGEIDRLVAEYNKDIVVAGSVAGVVKMFCEEIPKLVG
- the cas5b gene encoding type I-B CRISPR-associated protein Cas5 is translated as MKALRVEVTAWTASFRYGGFMIGIQPTLPMPPLSTLYGLLSAAAGRPMTPHDTFLAYTFRSEGSTVDLERIMEVEPGVGGKWNVINREWVYQPHLTLYVNPKMRPHFEKPYFPLLLGRSSDLASIHSIKEVELQEVSSRESSTFGHSIYTHPPAGYRRTTMYALPVYFTDDIPRVAVGTRPFMMVTEAYEGHGEGVRDPDVGLTMELFTAESLGLGNPSQNN